acgtTTTGGTGACGAGGAAATGTTtcttatttggtaaaaaaaatatatatatactcttctttctCTGCCACTGTAAGTACTCCCATGAAAATGTCGTGACATTATACTGTAGTGTTTGGTTGTTGCGGACCTGTAAGGAAGCTTGAAGtaggctcattttttattttgtcgtaCTTAGCTGAGAAGACTAATGTTGTAGAATAGATGAATGTTAGAAATGTATATCCTTAAAACATTAATGCTCCAATTATCACACAAACGATATGGGTATCCCATCCTTTTATGATGTTGTGCGTGGGTAGCCTATCCGTTTTAACCGCCGTGCGTGAAGTATGTTAAGTTCAAATTTGTTGTTTAAAGATTTACCAAATATTAAGGAGATTGTCGTTAAATCTTTTCTgtctatattttcttaaaagttgaGGAATCTTTTGAAGATAATCTTATCTTTGTAGTGAGTGAATTCATCATACGTCAGGTTCTGGACAAAACATTTCTTCATCAGACTTACTGACGTTCCAGGTGTCACACGATATCATTTATGAATTATcctaaatatgatgaaaaaaatgttttaagttcattttaaccatgattttacaaaatatatcagtaccttttacttttatataaaagtcCAGTAGCTGCGAATTATAATTCAAATAGGTCGTCAATATGTTCTGTTAGTTGGCAAGACCCGTTGCACACAGCATCTTTGAAAACGAGAGCCATTGTTTAGGGGCCCTCGATAGGGAGTTCGTTTCGAACACCCTGGATCTTGAAAGTCTCCAAGGATGGACAGGACTCTTGGTCGCAGTCGACCAAGACCTGCTCTGTCGgatcacaaagaaaaataaaaaggcttaGAAGTCAAATGTCTGCCTTACATATGCAACGGTGCAATTACATTTTTCACTTAAATTCCatctaaatataatttatttcatagaaagactgtataaaaataatgcagaggcagcagtatctacaaaatctgAGGAcatttgtgtatgtaaaatatgccAGGTTACTGAAACGTGCATTAAGGTGATGACCAGTGAAAAACAAATCatgtgaattgaactgaatacagaacttAAGCCAATtgccaagcactgtgaccaatgaggtcattcagcgctgaaacggaaatttatagtaaaagtttgaaaggtgtaacaggaggaaaacctcgcagttgcactgtaagttgttagagagggtggaaaagtatatcttagtttaaccagaccactgagctgattaacagctctcctagggctggcccgaaggatcagacttttTTACGTAGCCAAGATCCAATtggtaacctagcaacgggacttacagcttaatgtggaatccgaaccacattatagtgagaaatgaatttctatcaccagaaataaattcctctaattctcttcattagccggccggagtaGAGAAAGTATAGTTGTTAGgagaaggaaagtaagatggaagaaagcgaacaagaacagaggtacagtaaaaggaacgaaaggggttacagctaggggccgaaggcacgccgcaaagaaccttcagtaatgtcaacagtgcaccgcatgaggtgcactgatggcactaaccccctacgggaaaacaACTCATGATGCACACTTGATACAGCATTGGTAACTCCAGAGCTTGAACTGCTGCTAGAGGATAACAGCAATGCCACGGCAACCTCATATATATCACTGTGAAGGAACTAAAATGAATGCATTATAAAGCGAACATCATCTGTAATATATTACATCAGTGGAGTTAAAGAAGGCCACATATATAATAAGAGCATTGAAATCAAGCATCATGAGCTGTAAGAAAGTAGAATATCATTCGATTGAGACCAGCTCGATAACAAGCAAGCGGACAAGTTGccaaaggggggggagggggattactCCTTCAAGTAATACCACCCTTCTCAGTCATTGCCCAAAGCTGACAAGAGAATGCGGAATTCATGATTTGCTTTGACCTTTCAAGGCCAACAGTAAAGGAAATCGTTTCAAGCAGTGATTTGTGATGTTGCATGGGGAAAACTGTTTTATGTgatttaatacagtatatacaaaacattttaatttcctgcATTTGTTCTTACATTTGTACTGTGTAAACCACAGCTTTGCATATAACATATACACCTTACGAGATGAAAGTGCCTAATACTTACACCATACTGCTTTTAGCTGGTGTCAATAAAATGACTACTCTCCAGGAATAACATAAACAACCAACAAATCCCAGAAAATACTTTCACTGTAGAAACAGATTACAAGATTGTGACCAGACAGTAGGATAAATGTGACCAGACAATAGGATAAAATGTTGAAGtaagaatttttatcacaaatCTAACTGTATAATTCCATTCTCAGACGACGCATTAGAACCAATCACTACACAGTATTTACCGTGCACAAGAGGCAGCAAGATTTCAAAACCAACACAGACATTTTACACAGGAGGCAGCAAGACTTCAAAACGAACACAGACACCAGGATACAAAACATGGATTCAACCTTTTGCTGATGACTTTCAAGTGCAGCTATTAATTAGAAAAGTTTGGACTAACATTCCAACAGGTAGCATTGTACTTAATTGCAGCCTTCCAAATATTCCATTTGGCGAAGGAGCAAAGCGAACACAAACTAACCTCAAGAGTTTGAATTCCGAAAGTGCCATGAGGATACTTCTTAGTCATGAGGGGTAACAATGATTCCTGAATTTCACcctggaaacaaattatttacgGGATATAAACTTGCACATGTCAGACTGCTTACTGGGGCAGCTAATAGACAAAAGATAATATGAGTgattcattataaagatatatggCGGTTTAAACATAGTCCAATCTGATACACCCAATCTTCTCTTGATGACTGAAAAAATGCATCAGATGaaaagtaaagtaataaaaaaaaaattggtgacaAATTTTAACCAGAAGTAACTTTTACAGCACCAAGTCCAGCACTCAACTGAGAACGACAGCCCTCCTCCACTTGCATCCTTGGTATAATGCTTGCATTATGCTGGTAGTTGATTAACACCTGCACAGTATATGTAATCAGCATCATGcatcaagtattattattacttgtataGTTCAGTATTaagtattactgtacagtattcagtTTCCATGCTCATTTAACATTTAGTAGTAATTGCCATTAGGCTACTGTCAGTTTAGCTTTGTCCCAGAGAAATCAGCAACCAAGATAATCTTTATTGTGAGGCGGTTACAGAATACCTTGCAAAGAGGAAAAGATTCAGCTACATATATGTGGATCTTGAGTATGTGTTTCACAAGAGTATCCTGACAAAAAATTAGATGGGCATTATAAAAGCATAGGGTACCAGAAGGACTCTTGATGTGATGGTACTGCAGGTATATCAGAGGTATTTAGGTGTTCAAGGATAAGTGATGGAGGAAGCTACAAAAGACTGGAGAAAGGGAGGCCCTGGGAGCTGGTATTATGCAGATGACCTGTTGTTAACagtaaaaacagagaaagaaattgtaatgttTTACAgatgtgaaaatgaaattgagaataaaaatattaacaaagtgAATTTGTGACTGATAAGTTTACTGCAGGGAGATGTCTGCAGAGATGGTCAggattgtaaaatgtaaaaggaataaaggattcCCAGTGGTTGAATTGTATAAGATAAGCAAATGGGAAGTAAGTTATGAGGAATAACATGTGGTGGAAGGGCACCTTAGAAGAAATAAGACATAGGTCTCCTTGGAGACATGCTggactttgaagaaaaaaaaaaataataaaatctagaTAAATAAGGGTATCTTTTTAGTAACTGACACAAAAATCTGTGCTGCATAATACAAGGCCCAAGCTACATGCAGCAGAGACATGGGCACTTTCAAGAATGAGATTCTGAACAGGTGTACATACAAAATGCTACATGGCTGGAGTGCAGTGGGAAATGCAAAGAAGTTGTATCCAGCAGCTGGAAAATAATTAGGATTTCAAAGACTGAAATGGTTTGAAGGAACTAAGACCAGTTTGTCATAGTAGAGATATGGAAATAGAAGTATGAAAACCAGGACAATCCGCAACATCATGGGAAAAGGAAATTCAGGCAGATAGTGCACATGACAGAAGAGGTAAGAAAACTCATTTCATGTCAAACCCCATAAGCAGCAAATCTGATCAGTAATGGCAATGACAGTACAATATTAATAGAAGCACTGGCCTTATTATCACACAGATGAAATAGACCAATGATTCAAGATTTTTAATTCTCTTGGAAAAAGCTTCAagatttttcatatactgtattcagacaaattatattttgttcaacaaaattatcttaaaaatctGATTcttcagataaaatgaaaatggatacaGGTATTATGACATATCTCGTCAGGGGTATGTTTATAAGGTTTGTTGTTCTTTGATGATTAAAGTTAGGACAATTACATTACAAATATTTGGTGTACggattgcattttattttctctaaagttGGTTTGCAAAGGGTATAAGAATCTAACTTTGCAAgctaagtttatataaaaaaaatattgcacattACTGAAGTATTaccataaaaacttttttttttattggcaaaaGCACAGGATTAAAATATTAGGAATGAAATTCATCTTTTCCACATGGCTCTTCTTTTATAAAAACACACCTATCATCactcagtctctctctatctGGAAGTATGTGGTTGCCAGTATCTTTTTGAGTTCCATCTTCCACTGTCTGTGAGATACCGTTCACACTTAACTGTTCCACTTCTAAACCACAACCTGTTTTTGAATACTGTTCCTCCTCAGCATGAGTAAGGTAATGCTTTTGAAGAGTACTTGAGTACTTGAAGCACTTACCGCAAGATttgcatttgaaatattttgcacAGTTAGTAACCAAATGTTTTTTCACGTCAGCAACTTGAGCAAACAGTTTCCCACAATCGGGGCACGGAAATTTTTTCTCTCCTGTGTGAATTAACATATGAATTTTCATGTGACCCTTTTGAGTAAATTGTTTACCACACTCATTACACTGAAATTTTTTCTCGCCACTATGAATCAGGGTGTGTGTTTTAAGAGCACCCTTTTCTTTAAAGACCTTTTGACAAATACTACACTGAAGTTGGCTATGACAAGCCATATGAGACTTTAGGAGATCTATAGTTGTAAAGGATTCTTGACAAACTGAACATTCAAATGGTTTACACCCTGAGTGAATATACATATGTTTCTCTAAGGAACTTTtcaatttaaacattttcatgcAAACAGAACATTCAAAACCTTTCTTTCCTGAATGGATCAACATGTGATCTTTCAAGCTACAGTTCCGTGCAAACAATTTCCCACACTCAGGACATTCAAAACGCTTCTCACCAGAATGTCTGGACAAATGTCTCCCTAGAGAACCCCTCTGGCTAAAGGAATCACCACACAGGGGACAAACAAATGCCTTCTCTCCTGTGTGAACCACTTTGTGAATCCTCAAATCAcgtgaaaaagaaaaggattttccACATGTGTCACAGTTGTACTGCTTTTGGCCAGCGTGTTCTTGCAAATGACTGGTGAGTGAGCCTTTCTGACGAAACTTTTTACCGCATATTGTGCAATTATGTGGTTTCTCTCCAGAATGAATTAACATGTGATCTTTACGATTGCTTTCTCGAGCAAAATGCTTCCCACAAATCACACATGTATAAGGTTTTTCATCAGCATGCATACATGTGTGACTGTTGAATGAGCTTTCTCGTGTGAAAGACTTTCCACAGAGAGAACACTGAAATGATTTGTCAGTGTTCCCATGCACAGGCTGCACTTCTGCATCAGGATTTTCTTGATATATCATCTGACATCCTGGGGGTTCCATGCTCAAAAAGTACAATTCATTCcacaaaacatgaaataactcCTTAAAACAAATTCATTGTAAAGCTTACATATCTTGCTAGCAACATTCAGCTTGTATATTAGGTCTATAAAAACCACATACATGACACTGGTAACCatatctgcataaaaaaaaatgagaatgttaACTTAGAATGTGAATATCAATACAAGGCACAAAACAGTACAAGGCTGAATCATAAAAACCAATTTCTTATTACTGCACTACTTTAAATAAATCTTGCCGCATGCATTATTGTCTTATAAGACAGAACATTtacatgataaaatttatttttcctcaaaaatcACATTACGCACAGACGCACAGGTGacgtaaaaaaaacattaaccccAAACAACACAGAAGGTTGTTTAATGTACACAAGATTAAATCAAATAAGTTACTGTTGGGTGGTTTTAAAAGATATAGAATTGTGAGGCAgatgtgtttcatttttcttaaactaCTACAAATGCTTCAGGTAAAGCCAATAGCTGAGACTTGCATGGGGAATATTTTGTTTACTACACCCTCTGagatacctgaaaagaaaaaacagaatttcaaTTACCTTTCAGAATCCTTTGAGGACATTAATGAGACttattatttcagtataaaataatacaatactaCCATGATTTTCTGTTTTGTGACAACATTTACAAAGATTGCAAGATACTGTTCCAAGGCTCAGTGACCACCACCACCATTGGTTAAGGTTACAATGGATAAGTCCAATGCTAAacattcataaacttttttttttttctttctgctatAGCATTCAACAAGTCAGTAGAACATTTAGGcaccattgttttatttatcaaaagtGATATATAGATGAATTATAGGGTAGTATGGTACAGGGTGTTGAGTGTAAgttttgtattcatatatgcaaatatttcaacATCACACCGCTATGTATAAAAAACTTgacattacatttattttgagatatgGAGTCCTGGAACCTATCCATTGCATAAATCTAGGGGTGCATATATATCAGGAGAATTTGAGGTTGTGTTTTATCAAGAACCAGCACCTAATGTTTTATtgtttgataaagtaaaggaCGAAGCTACAAAGGAGTGTAGAAAGAGAGACCCATAGAAGCTGCTTTGCACAGATAGCTTCACTTTCATAATAGAGTCAGTAGacattatgaaaatgtttaaaagatggaCAAATGTAATGAAGAGGAGACAACTAAAAATCAGTTTGACCAAATAAAACTTAAGACAACTGGAAAGTGGTCATGTGGATGGTGTGGGAGAGGTATATGGGTGAACTTggcacagtactgtacagtactacgTAACAGATGGTCAGATCTTGTCACAGAAAAGCTCAGGATTTTTTATGCATGAAATGTACAAGAAAAGTCAATTGAAAGACGAAAAGAAGATAAGCAAGCCATATACAGAAGAACATTTCAGTTACTTTGGGGATCTACTGGACTATGAAGCAGGAACAGTACAGAGAGGGCTGGAAGAGACAGCCCAGATGAAATAGCAAGAGACTGCAAGAATGCAATACTTTGAGCCTCAACATCCAGTTCAACCATATTTTCAGAGCAGATTGAATTTATGtgacactgaaataataataataataataataataataataataataataataataatgaaggggtTATCATATTAATCCTTTGAGATCCCAGTGACTTCAAATGACTTTATCCTGTTCCCAAACCATGAGATTCAGACATCAAAGAATGtcattcactgaaaattttgaGCACACTTCAACATGTCATTTTGAGTTTTTGCcgcttttctgttttttaatatgcTAGGGTAAAGTACAAGTATTCAAGTTGAAAATGGTAACGAAACCAGCCTGGTTATCACTAAGGATAAAATCACAacaaccaataaaagaaaaacattgccaTGTCCAGGCAGTGCCCTTTGCCACAGAAATTTTGGGACCCCCAAAATCTCAGAGGGTCAAGGATGTTACTACATGAGGACTGATTTAGTTTTCATCTCTCTGTCCTAGTTTCTAGAGAAATGCAGCCAAATGCAGATATATGTAGCACAGAAAAATAAGGGGGAAAAGAACATTTTAAGGATAGAAGAGATGTAGCAAAAAATAGTACATTTatcaaaaaacaaacaatggaTTCTGCCACTTGAATGAAAGGGCACCATTTTGAAATGGGGGTGCTAAGAATACCTGTATCCTGGTTTATAAATACTTAGGATAAATtgaaaaaaggaaactgaaatgtaGGAACCCTGAATCAGATTGGGAAGACAAAACAGGTAGAATATGAATTTGAGAAGTTCATGTTAACATTAAATAACCTAACAGGAAAGCAGTATACTGGTCATTTTCATGCCTGTGTATCATGTACCTAATAGTTCTAATGTTGGTTTATCAAGTATTAAAACAGTTCTACATCATTTTACATCTATACCAAAACCGTCACAATTTATAACTGATATATTACTACTCTAGTGTAGGTTAGGCTGTAACCCAGTAAGTATCACCACTGTACTTATTACCCAAGGGGAAGGAGTATCAGGGAGCACTAAACTTATCCCTTTGTTCAAGCAGGAAATGGCAATGTAGGTTAGATTAAGAAAGATTAGATTAGGATGTGTCCCTGTCATTCatgattactgtactgtaccataaGATACAGCAACTATCTATCCACATGGAAGTAAGCCTATGGCAATCCCTTCCTCAGTGTGTGCCTCTTAGCTGTGTAACGCCCATCCTTGAGGTAGGGAGTATGTTCTGTGCAgtgtttgggggtggggggtgcctTCCAGTTAGGGCTTCATGTGCAAGTTTAGGtcgagattaatttttttttatttgtacagagtggtaaaggttaggttaggatagggcGACCAAGAATCTTCAGTTAGTTACTCAATGAACTTCATGATGTTCAAGGTCAGTTTACGTTTGGGGGCAGAGACCCCCAACCCAGTGAAGTTCCTAGTACCTGTACAAAGGTAAGGTTAGGACATATTCCTGTACATGTACTGACTTATAAGGTGCTCTAGGTCAAGTTAGGTGGGGAGGTCCAGGTACAGAATAACCCCCAACCAGGTGAGGACCCACGGCTGTACGTCAGGTTAGGATGCATTCTGTCAGTGCTATATTTTCATGCATTATTGTATTGGGTAAAACTTTACGCATTGCAGCCTTTGTTCCTGTTGACATAAATGGACAACAGTATACATTTTATTGACGGATTATATTGTCTAGTGCGCACAGCCTAGCTTTCTGACTGGTGTAATGcactcattttctattttctcctaTCCAATCACTGGTTTTCCAGTGGTAGTCCACCGTAATTGTTGGATATCTAAGAGTTAAACATAAAAAGGGCCGGTTGTATCAATAACTATGGTTAGaagtgcataaaaaaaagatgggaTACCCAGTCACACATTTGTGGTTCAAGTATTTTTCAAGGAATAGAATATTATAGTATTGGCCATgtaatatatagtattataaaaacaatactttAAGTGTGTTCCCCACAATAAGCTCATAATGGATAGTATATCTACGATTAAGTCTTCCGGAAATTTACATAAACCCATTTGTACCCAACGGTAGCAGTATACTCAGCCCCGAAGTTAACATTATCCAAGTTTAAGTCATCCCAACTGTTATAACAGCTTTAAAACCTTGTCCAAACTCAGCAAGTTTCTTAC
This region of Macrobrachium rosenbergii isolate ZJJX-2024 chromosome 39, ASM4041242v1, whole genome shotgun sequence genomic DNA includes:
- the LOC136825732 gene encoding zinc finger protein 665-like — translated: MEPPGCQMIYQENPDAEVQPVHGNTDKSFQCSLCGKSFTRESSFNSHTCMHADEKPYTCVICGKHFARESNRKDHMLIHSGEKPHNCTICGKKFRQKGSLTSHLQEHAGQKQYNCDTCGKSFSFSRDLRIHKVVHTGEKAFVCPLCGDSFSQRGSLGRHLSRHSGEKRFECPECGKLFARNCSLKDHMLIHSGKKGFECSVCMKMFKLKSSLEKHMYIHSGCKPFECSVCQESFTTIDLLKSHMACHSQLQCSICQKVFKEKGALKTHTLIHSGEKKFQCNECGKQFTQKGHMKIHMLIHTGEKKFPCPDCGKLFAQVADVKKHLVTNCAKYFKCKSCGKCFKYSSTLQKHYLTHAEEEQYSKTGCGLEVEQLSVNGISQTVEDGTQKDTGNHILPDRERLSDDRCVFIKEEPCGKDEFHS